One Nitrospina watsonii DNA segment encodes these proteins:
- the hisD gene encoding histidinol dehydrogenase — protein sequence MRLLKYSDPDYQKVLDRLVNRSDVDFQAQDQTVRDIIERVKREGDAALVALTNQFDQTDYQVEDLRVTQEEIQQAYDTIKLEELEALKLAADNIGRYHQKQVQHSWEYKEGEVYLGQMIRPLATVGVYVPGGKASYPSSVLMNAVPARVAGVKRVVMVSPTPRREVSPHCLVAADIAGVDEIYKIGGAQAVAALALGTETVPRVDKIVGPGNIYVALAKRLVFGLVDIDMIAGPSEILVLADDSARADFIAADLLSQAEHDEDAVPILVTPSEALAEATREELNRQKAGLSRESIVNASLENKCLLIVTRTLDEAVDLANRLAPEHLELAVENPHELVKRIDNAGAIFLGHFTPEAIGDYLAGPNHVLPTSGTARFSSPLGVYDFIKRTSLISYSKEELDRAAHACCTLAEMENLEAHSKAVKVRIS from the coding sequence ATGAGGTTATTGAAATACTCCGACCCCGATTATCAAAAGGTACTCGACCGGCTGGTGAACCGTTCCGATGTGGATTTTCAGGCGCAGGACCAGACGGTGCGCGACATCATCGAACGCGTCAAGCGGGAGGGCGATGCCGCATTGGTGGCGCTGACCAACCAGTTCGACCAGACCGATTACCAGGTAGAGGACCTGCGCGTGACCCAGGAGGAAATCCAGCAGGCATACGACACCATCAAGCTGGAGGAACTCGAAGCGCTGAAGTTGGCGGCGGACAACATCGGCCGCTACCATCAGAAGCAGGTGCAGCATTCGTGGGAATATAAGGAGGGCGAAGTCTATCTGGGACAGATGATCCGGCCGCTGGCCACGGTCGGCGTGTACGTGCCGGGCGGCAAGGCGTCGTATCCCTCGTCGGTATTGATGAACGCCGTGCCCGCGCGCGTCGCCGGGGTGAAACGCGTCGTCATGGTGAGCCCAACGCCCAGGCGGGAGGTGAGCCCGCATTGCCTGGTGGCGGCGGACATCGCCGGTGTGGATGAGATTTATAAAATCGGCGGTGCGCAGGCGGTGGCGGCGTTGGCGCTGGGCACCGAGACCGTGCCGCGCGTCGATAAAATAGTCGGTCCGGGCAACATTTATGTGGCGCTGGCCAAGCGCCTGGTGTTCGGGCTGGTGGACATTGACATGATCGCCGGGCCCAGCGAGATTCTGGTGCTGGCCGATGATTCAGCGCGCGCCGATTTCATTGCCGCCGATCTGTTGTCGCAGGCGGAGCACGACGAGGACGCCGTACCCATCCTGGTCACCCCCTCGGAAGCCCTGGCGGAGGCCACGCGGGAGGAGTTGAACCGGCAGAAGGCGGGACTCAGCCGGGAGAGCATCGTCAATGCGTCGCTGGAGAACAAATGCCTGCTGATTGTCACCCGGACGCTGGACGAGGCCGTTGATCTGGCCAACCGGTTGGCCCCGGAACATCTGGAGCTGGCCGTGGAGAACCCGCATGAGCTGGTCAAGCGCATCGACAATGCCGGGGCCATATTTCTGGGTCATTTCACGCCGGAGGCCATCGGCGACTACCTGGCGGGGCCCAATCATGTGTTGCCGACCAGCGGAACGGCCCGTTTTTCATCGCCGTTGGGGGTTTATGACTTCATCAAACGCACCAGTTTGATTTCCTATAGTAAGGAAGAGCTGGACCGGGCGGCCCATGCCTGTTGCACCCTGGCTGAAATGGAAAATCTGGAGGCCCATTCGAAGGCGGTCAAAGTCCGTATTTCATGA
- a CDS encoding cytochrome ubiquinol oxidase subunit I → MFNAEARNHKVLSLALVLAFTLFALPAIFVDQAHAKEAFAEQVFAEEAFAKEVLADEQAAGEEGAAPEVEWSQDVFYKDWEGNPLKGPVSGAPAPELGPNDYQSYSFAPSRILIWIANQQHLYFGSFVLAVPIFCMLIEFIGIRTRESDPVLSAKYDRLAHDLMKVSLTAYSWTAILGGVLLFSFITLFPGFFKYMASIFRPVMHVYALMFLAESGVLYVYYYGWDKMSQDKFLKWIHVSLSVLLNLVGTILMYLANSWATFMQAPGGIDEQGRFLGNIWHAIHSTLWNPVGVHRILGNIVFGGGIVGAYAAYHYLKAKTPEEKAHYDWVCYIAMFIAIFGLIPLPFAGYWLMKEVYAFRQQMGITLMGGIMAWLFIIQAVMIGLLFFGANSYLHNSMSRVKGSHRYMKYCKYMVLLLILCFTAWMTPHTIVMTPAELKAMGGAQHPVVGHFGVMSAKNTAVNLMITCTILCFLLYQRSNKKIVVPWATIGNCWLTAIFIGAAINIVFLGVYGYFLPANQRVGLSVPQVTTTLTTLFVGTAINISMFKDAESFGEVEWGNQSKVGTYAILLMAISFTWLMGLMGYIRSAVRLFWHVTEVLRDNSVDAYTLTIGEAGKILTFNALFVWVQFVVVFWVGGLAGKKKAAEVPAGVPVPAQQQQ, encoded by the coding sequence ATGTTCAACGCAGAGGCTAGAAATCACAAAGTGCTGTCCCTGGCACTGGTTCTGGCATTCACCTTGTTTGCTCTTCCCGCGATTTTTGTTGATCAGGCTCATGCGAAAGAGGCGTTTGCCGAGCAGGTATTTGCTGAAGAGGCATTTGCGAAGGAAGTCCTGGCTGATGAGCAGGCGGCAGGCGAAGAAGGTGCAGCGCCGGAAGTTGAGTGGAGTCAAGACGTATTTTATAAAGATTGGGAGGGCAATCCGCTCAAAGGTCCAGTCAGCGGAGCCCCGGCTCCGGAGTTGGGTCCGAATGACTATCAGAGTTATTCCTTTGCGCCGAGCCGGATCCTGATCTGGATCGCCAACCAGCAGCACTTGTATTTCGGTAGCTTCGTGCTGGCGGTGCCCATCTTCTGTATGCTCATCGAGTTCATTGGTATTCGTACCAGGGAAAGCGATCCGGTTCTGTCCGCGAAGTACGACCGGTTGGCGCATGACTTGATGAAGGTGTCGTTGACGGCGTATTCCTGGACCGCCATCCTCGGTGGTGTTCTGTTGTTCTCCTTCATCACCCTGTTCCCCGGCTTCTTCAAGTACATGGCCAGCATTTTCCGCCCGGTCATGCACGTGTATGCGTTGATGTTCCTCGCGGAGAGCGGTGTTCTTTACGTGTACTACTACGGCTGGGACAAGATGAGCCAGGATAAGTTCCTGAAGTGGATTCACGTTTCCCTGTCGGTTCTGTTGAACCTGGTGGGCACCATCCTGATGTACCTGGCGAACAGCTGGGCTACTTTCATGCAGGCACCGGGTGGTATCGACGAGCAGGGGCGTTTCCTCGGCAACATCTGGCATGCCATTCACTCCACTCTGTGGAATCCGGTTGGCGTGCATCGCATCCTGGGCAACATCGTGTTCGGTGGTGGTATCGTTGGTGCGTACGCCGCGTATCACTATCTGAAAGCGAAGACCCCCGAAGAAAAAGCTCATTACGACTGGGTTTGTTACATCGCTATGTTCATCGCCATCTTCGGCCTGATCCCACTGCCTTTCGCGGGTTACTGGTTGATGAAGGAAGTGTATGCGTTCCGTCAGCAGATGGGCATCACGCTGATGGGCGGCATCATGGCATGGCTGTTTATCATTCAGGCCGTTATGATCGGGCTTCTGTTCTTCGGAGCAAACTCCTATCTGCATAACTCGATGTCCCGCGTTAAGGGGTCGCATCGTTACATGAAGTACTGCAAGTACATGGTTCTGCTTTTGATCCTCTGTTTCACCGCATGGATGACCCCGCATACCATCGTTATGACGCCGGCTGAGCTGAAAGCGATGGGTGGTGCGCAGCATCCGGTGGTCGGTCACTTTGGTGTTATGTCCGCCAAAAACACCGCGGTGAATCTGATGATCACCTGTACGATCTTGTGCTTTCTGCTGTATCAACGGTCCAATAAGAAAATCGTCGTGCCCTGGGCAACCATTGGCAACTGCTGGTTGACCGCCATCTTCATCGGCGCGGCGATCAATATCGTGTTCCTGGGTGTGTATGGATACTTCCTCCCCGCCAACCAGCGTGTGGGACTTTCTGTGCCCCAGGTGACCACGACCCTGACCACCTTGTTCGTCGGAACGGCTATCAATATTTCCATGTTCAAGGATGCCGAGTCCTTCGGTGAGGTTGAATGGGGTAACCAGTCCAAGGTGGGGACCTATGCCATTCTGTTGATGGCGATTTCCTTCACCTGGCTCATGGGCCTCATGGGTTATATCCGCTCTGCGGTCCGCCTGTTCTGGCATGTCACGGAAGTTCTGCGTGACAACTCGGTGGACGCGTACACCCTGACC